The DNA segment AGGCCTTGAGGACCTGCGCCGCCGCTAACAACTCCAGCAAGCCGAAGTGCATACCCTTGCCACGGCCTTGCAGCAAGCGCGTGCTGACCTCCTCTATCAGCGCTTCGGCATCGGCGAACTTCTGCTCGAAAGCCAGTTGCCAGGCATAGAAAATCTGAAACACTGCATGCTCGCGAATCACCTCGGTTGGCACGCTCTTGAGTATCGCGAGAATGCCATAGACCCGATTACTCGCGATCAGTCGCGCACCCTGCCGCTCCAGCAACTCCGCCGCAAAGCTGTAGTCGCGGGCGCGCAAGGCGTATTTGATCGCGCGATCCGGCAGGTCATGGCTCTCACACCAGCGCGCCGCAGAATGCAGCAACGTCGCGGGATCGCTACGCCTGGCCAAGCGTCCCTGGAGAAACTCGGCAAACAGGTGGTGAAATCGAAACCATTCACCCTGCTCGTCCAGCGGAATCACGAACAGCTGCTCCGTTTGTAGCCGCATCAGCATATCGAGGCCATCGCGCCTGCCAGTCAGGGCATTGCACAACTCCGCATTGAACTCATCGAGCACCGAAGTCTGGTCAAGAAACAGCTGCAAGCTCTCCGGCAGACTGGCGAGCACGTCCTCGGCCAGATAATCGGCGATGTTGCGCTCGGTACCGGACAACCCCGCGAGAAAGGCTGCTCGATTCGGGTGTCGGGCCAATGCCAGTGCCGCCAAGTGCAATGCCGTGATCCAGCCTTCGGTGCGGGCCTGCAGCAGAGTTAGCTCAGCGCTGCTCAGCGACAGCTGTTTGACTTCACGAAAATAGGCCTCGGTCTCATCAGGCGTCAGCCGCAAATCTTCGGCTTTAAGCCAGAAGGCCCAACGCTCTAGCGATGGCTGTTCGATCAACAACTGTGGCTGATAGCGCGTGCTCGTGAGCAGATGCACCGTCGGCGGCAGATGCTCGATCAGGTAGCGTGCGGCCGGCCCCAATGCAGGATGCCGGATGCGATGGAAATCATCCAACATCAGGTAGATATGGCCATCCAGGCGTTTAAGATCAGCGAGAAAAGCGTCAATCAGTGCCTCCTGCGGCCAACTCACATCGCCCTGCAACAACCCCGCGGTGTTGCTGCCGAAACCTGGGTGTACCGCGTTGATCGCCGCCACCAGGTATTGCAACAGGCGTTGCGGTTCGCTATCCGACTCATCGCAAGACAACCAGGCGACTCGCGCCCCAGTACTCAGCAGACGCTGGCGATACTGGCTGAGTACGGTGCTTTTACCAAAGCCGGCTGGCGCACTGAGGATCACTAAACGCTGTTCGCGCGCCGCGAACAACCGCTCGATCAAAGCGGCACGCGTCAACTGCGGCCGGCCGCCGGCATCCGCGGGGAACAGCTTGGTGCGCAGTAAGGGGAAACCCTGAAGGTGCGTCAAAGGAATGGTCATGACTGGAGTAGCCCCAGCTCGCGGGCGCGACGGATGGCTTGCGTCCGATTACGCACCTTGAGCTTCTCGTAGATGTTATGCAGATGCCATTTGACAGTGCCCAAGGCCAGCGCCAATTGCTGGCCAATCTCGTCATTCGACATCCCCTTGGCCGCCAACAAGACCACTTCGCGCTCGCGCTCGGTAAGCCCCTCTTCCAACACTTCAAGCGACTTACGCGCACCCTGCCCTGGCCAAATCGCCAACAAGCCACGAACAAAGCCTTGCAATGCTGGCTGCCGCTCGGCCGCTTCCAAGTTCTGCAAGAGCAGGCGGATCGCCTCGCCTTCCTCGATAAACAGGCTGCGCACACCTTCACGCTCGGCGCTGATCAAACATTGCACCAGCAGCGTCTGCGCCCGCTCCTGATAGCCCAAGCGCTGGTAACTGAGCGCCGCCAGCAGGTCCAGGTGTAGCCGTTGCAGACCATGCCAGCCGTTTTGCAACTGACCACGCAGCTGGGTGATCTCATGCAGCGCTTCGCTGTAATGAGCACGCGCCTGTTGCAAACGAATCCGCGTCAAACCCTGGACCCAGAGCACAGGGTTAAAGGCCATATGCCGATAATTGGCGGCCAACTTGTTCCAGTCCACACTCTGAAAACGCTGCTCGGCGCGTTTGACCCGGTCCGGCGCCGGCTCCTGCAGGATCAGCGCGATCTCATCACCGGCGGCTTGCGCATAGAAGCGCCAGGACTGGTTCCGCGCCGCCAGGTTCTGCATTAACACCAGGCTGGCGAGCGCTTCCTTTGGTTTGTCCTGCATGCACTGGGTGCGCGCCAGACTCAGCATGCCCTGGGCATAGAGGTCGATCGGATTGATCACATCGACGGTCGCCAGCGCCCAGCTCAGACGCTTCTCGACACCCTCCAAACGCGCCTGATGGTAGGCAATCAGCGCCTCGGTGATGGTCGGTAGCACCAAGGCCCGCGATTTTTCCCCGAACCAGGGAATAAGCCGAGCACGCAATTGTTCGAACCGCAGTTGCGCCTGCTTGATTTGTCCTTGTTCAAGGCACAGAAGAATCTCGACATTCGCCAGCTGCATGTCCAGGTAGCGGCCTTCGAGGAAGTGTTTGCGCTGTTGCGCCAAGGCCAGCAGACGCCGGGCCTGCTCGGGTTGCGCGAGCATGACCTGGGCCAAGGCGCCAATGATCAGCATGGCCACCTCCAGAAAGGCGGTATGTTGCCCCAGTTGCGCCTCAACCTTGCGCGCCAAGCTGACGCACGTTTCCAGGTCATCCTTCTGTAGGGCCAGCACTGCTTTGATCGCCAGGATGGCCAACATGTTGTCGCCCAAGGGGCCTTCGGACTTGTCCTTGCCCCAGCGCGCCAGCAGCTCATCGAGCATGCCGTTTGCTTCCGGCAACGACAGCTCCGCGGCGCGCGTCCAGACATCGGCCAAAACCAGCACCGGAAAGCGCTCGGCAATCTCATTCGGCACATGCTGACGCCAGCGATGGATCAGGTTGAGTTGACCGCGATTGATCAGCTCGAGGCCGCAACCATCGACCAGCGCGGCCAGCATCTGCGGATCCTCGGCCAGGCACGCGTGTTCGATAGCCAGGTTCTGCATATGGTGGTTGGTAAACCACAGGCTGGCATTGAAGTGCAACTGGTTGAGCCGCTCCGGATCGCGCTCCTTCAGCCGCGCACGGAGGAAATCCGCGAACAGGTTATGGAAGCGATACCACTGCCGCTCGCGATCCAACGGCAAGAGAAACAGCTGCATCGCCTCTAACCGCTCCAGCAAGCGTTGACCATCCTGGCGGCCGGTCAGCGCGTTGGCCAGATCGCCACTCAGTTGCCTGGCCACGCCGAGAGCCAAGAGCACTTCCTGCATCTCCACTGACAACTGCTCGAACACGCTGCGCAGCAGGTAGTCACCGACCGCAGCCTGATCGCCGCCCATCTCGGCCATTTGCTGGGAGGCTTGCGGCTGATGACGTAACCACAGGCTGGCGAGATGCACGCCGACCATCCAGCCTTCGGTATGTCCATGGAGTGCCGCGAGTGCCGCATCGTCCAAATGCAGGCCACCACGATCGAGGTAATCGCGGGTTTCCGACTTGGTCAGGCGCAGCTCTTGGGAACCGACTTCCAGCAGCAATTCCTTGGCCCGCCAGGTCGCCAGATTCAGTGCGGGCTGCGAACGGCTACCGACAGCCAGGGCAAAGCCGGCCGGGGCGAACTTCACCAGCCGATTGAGGCCGCTAAGCAACTCGACATCGTGGATCAGATGCAAATCATCGAGCACCAGCAGCAACGGCTGCTCGTGCTGGGCCAGGTCGACCAACAGGCTTTCCATCACTGCCGCGACTGGGACCCGCATGGTGTTCTGCAGATAGCCTAGAGCGTCCTCACCGAGCCCCGGAATCGCGGCGCTCAGCGCTTCGATCAACTGCAGGAAGAACCGCGAAGGGTCATCGTCCTCAGGGCTCAGCGAAAACCAGGCGACAACGCTACCGGCGAGGCCGCGGGCTTGGGCCATGGCCGCCATCGCGGTGGTCTTGCCAAAGCCGGCAGGCGCGGAAAACAGCAGTAAACGCGCATGCGGGTGAGCAGCCAAGGCCGCTTGCACCTGTGGTCGGGTCAAATAGTCAACGGGCACTGGCGGTGGCGTCAGCTTTGAGCGCAGTAAACTACCGGCGGCTGGATCTATCACTACGTCCATGGCCTGGATCCCTTGATAATTATTGTTGTGGTGCGACCGTTCTAACACTTGGGATCTATCCATACTAATCAGCTCGCTATCTCCGAGTAAACCCACGCAGAAGCTCTAGGATGAATGCTGGCGGCGGTCTACAATCGGCTTCCGCGCTCGCCTGACCGTCTCCATGCCTACTTGTTCGTTACACCCACTGCCTTATCGCGCAGATCCTGCCGACTACTTTGCCGCCGTGCGCCAGGCACCCGGCGCGGTGTTGCTGGACTCCGGACGGCCGATGGCCCAGCGTGGACGCTATGACCTTATCAGCGCCTGGCCATTGGCGGAGCTGGCGCCGGGCGCTGACGAATCGGCCAACGACTTTCTCCAACGCCTACGCGCAGGGCTGGCCAAGCTGGGTTCAGCCACAGCCCCGGCAGATTGCGAGTTGCCCTTTATCGGTGGGCTGATTGGCTACCTGGCTTATGACTTTGGTCGCCGCCTAGAGGCAATACCCATTCAAGCCGTGAATGACCTGAACTTGCCCGATGCGCACTTCGGCCTCTATGCCTGGGCCTTGATCAGCGATCACCAGCTCGGCACCAGCCAATTGGTGTTCCACCCGGCCCTGGCAGATGCGGAACGTGAGCGCCTGCGTAAACTGTTCAGCCAACCGACGGCCGAGCCAGCCCAGCCCTTTCAGCTAGACCCTGCGTTCCACGCTGACTTGAGCGAAACGGCCTACCACCAGGCGTTTGAACGTATTCAGGCCTATATCCAGGCCGGCGACTGCTACCAAGTCAACTTCGCCCAGCGCTTCCAGGCGCCCTGCCAGGGCGATCCCTGGACGGCTTATTGCGCTTTGCGGGCTGCCTGCCCGACACCGTTTGCCGGTTACCAGACGTTGGCCGATGGCGGCGCGATTCTCAGCCTGTCGCCGGAGCGCTTTCTGCGGGTCAGCCAAGGCCAAGTCGAAACCCGCCCGATCAAAGGCACCCGCCCCCGCGGCCTGACGCCGGAAGACGATGTCGCGCAGGCCAACGAGTTGCTGGCCAGCCGCAAGGATCGCGCGGAAAACCTGATGATCGTCGACCTGCTGCGTAACGACCTGGGGCGTAGCTGTAAGACCGGCTCGGTACGGGTCCCAGAACTGTTCGCCCTGGAGAGCTACCCCAACGTCCATCACTTGGTCAGTAGCGTCACCGGCGAGCTGGCCGCGGGCAAGGATGCGCTGGATCTCATCGCCGGCAGTTTCCCTGGCGGCTCCATCACCGGCGCGCCAAAAATCCGCGCCATGCAGATCATCGATGAACTGGAACCGACGCGCCGCGCGCTGTATTGCGGCTCACTGCTGTATCTGGATGTGCGCGGCGAAATGGACAGCTCCATCGCAATCCGCAGCCTGCTGGTGAAAGACGGCCAGATCAGTTGCTGGGGCGGTGGCGGGATAGTGGCGGACTCCAACTGGCAGGCGGAGTATCAGGAATCCATCACCAAGGTTCGGGTTCTGCTGGAAACCCTGGAAAACCTCAACTCCCCCGTTATTCCCGCGTAGGCGGAATCCAGCCCACAGGAAAAACCACAAAGAAGGCCCGCATTGCGGGCCTTTTTACTTACCGCTTGCAGCCTTAAAGGCTGAGTTCGCGGTCGGACGCCTTGAGGAACTCGCGTTTGAGGTCTTCATAGGTGTGCACGGCCGGGAACTGCGGGAACTCACGAATGACGTTTTCCGGCGCATGGAACAGAATACCGGCGTGAGCCTCGCTGAGCATGGTGGTGTCGTTGTACGAATCCCCCGCCGCGATAACTCGGTAGTAGAGGCTTTTGAAGGCCAGAACAGACTGACGCTTGGGGTCCTTCTGGCGCAGCTGGTAGCTCACCACGCGGTCGGTTTCGTCAGTGATCAACTTGTGGCAAAGCAAAGTCGGGAAGCCCAGCTGACGCATCAACGGCTGAGAAAACTCGTAGAAGGTGTCGGAGAGAATTACCACCTGGAAGCGCTCACGCAGCCAGTTCACAAACTCCACAGCGCCGTCCAGCGGCTTCAGGGTGGCAATCACTTCCTGAATATCGGCGAGCTTCAGGCCGTGCTCATCCAAGATCCGCAGGCGCTGCTTCATCAGCACGTCGTAGTCCGGAATATCCCGGGTGGTTGCCTTGAGCGCGTCGATACCAGTTTTTTCCGCGAAGGCGATCCAGATTTCCGGCACCAACACACCTTCCAGGTCGAGACAGGCGATTTCCACGGGACACTCCTAGAGAGGATTTAAAAGAAGGCGGCACTCTAGCCGCTCGCCCGGCGCCGTGCAACGCGGCGTTATGCCCGTATAACGGCCGATGCAGGTACTTGGTTATTTAGGCGCTTAACGGCTTTTTGTTACCATCGGCAGCACAGAGCGTTCAGCGCCACTAAAACTAGGAAGCCTGCCTGATGAGCACCCCCTTCGATGTCGCCGAACTGGCCGCGACTTACGCCAGCAAATCCCCCCAGGAAATTCTCAAACTCGCCTTCGAGCACTTCGGTGATGAGCTATGGATTTCCTTCAGCGGCGCCGAGGATGTGGTGTTGGTGGATATGGCCTGGAAACTGAACAAAAACGTCAAAGTCTTCAGCCTGGACACCGGCCGCCTGCACCCGGAGACCTACCGGTTTATCGAGCAGGTGCGCGAGCATTACGGCATTGCCATCGAGCTGATCTCGCCCGATCCGCGTCTGCTGGAACCCATGGTCAAGGAAAAGGGCCTGTTCAGCTTCTACAAGGACGGTCACGGCGAATGCTGCGGCATCCGCAAGATCGAGCCGTTGAAACGTAAACTTTCCACCGTCAAAGCCTGGGCCACCGGCCAGCGCCGCGACCAGAGTCCCGGCACCCGCAGCCAGGTGGCTGTCCTGGAAGTGGACAGCGCCTTCTCCACCCCAGACAAACCGCTGTACAAGTTCAACCCGCTGGCGAATATGACCAGCGAGGAAATCTGGGGTTATATTCGTATGCTCGAACTGCCCTACAACAGCCTGCACGAACGCGGCTTCATCAGCATCGGTTGCGAGCCCTGCACCCGTCCGGTACTGCCCAACCAGCACGAGCGCGAAGGCCGCTGGTGGTGGGAAGAAGCGACTCAGAAGGAATGCGGGCTGCACGCCGGCAATCTGATTGCGAAAAAATAACGCTTGCTGGCCCTACCCGCTTGAACCCACGACCAACAAAGCCCGGCACTTGGCCGCAATGCTGTTCACTTAAGCATACGTCTTCGCCTTTTATCCCCTCGCCCCTCTGGGGAGAGGGTTAGGGAGAGGGGTGCATGCCAGATGAATTCACTTTTGCCCGCTATTTACCCTCTCCCCCAGCCCCTCTCCCGTAAACGGGAGAGGGGAGCTCAGGCGCACATCGCTTAAGTGAACAGCATTGGGCACTTTTGGCCGGGCTTTTGTTGTTGGAACACCCTCAGTAGGTCGGCAACTCCACACCGTGGAACAACTCTTCCAACTCGGACTTGTTGTGGCACTGCACGGCCTTAGCCATCACATCACGAGTCAGGTGTGGAGCGAATTTCTCGATGAAGTCGCACATGAAGCCACGCAGGAAGGTGCCGCGACGGAAACCGATCTTGGTCACGCTGGACTCAAACAACTCGCTGGCATCCAGCACCACCAGGTCCGGATCGAGTTTCGCATCCACAGCCATTTTGGCCACGATACCAACCCCCAGCCCCAACCGTACGTAGGTTTTGATTACGTCGGCATCGGCCGCAGTAAAGACCACCTTAGGGGTCAAACCACGGTGGCTGAAGGCTTCGTCAAGTTTGGAGCGCCCGGTAAAGCCGAATACGTAGGTCACGATCGGATATTCGGCCAAAGCCTCCAGCGTCAGCTTCGGCAACTTGCTTAGCGGATGCCCTTGTGGCACCACGACACAGCGATTCCAGCGATAGCAAGGCATCATCACCAGGTCGTTGAACAACTCCAGCCCCTCGGTAGCAATCGCGAAATCGACGGTGCCGTCCGCCGCCATCTCGGCGATCTGCATGGGCGTACCCTGGTGCATGTGCAGGGCGACATCCGGATATTGCTTGATAAAGCCGCTGATCACTGACGGCAAGGCATAGCGCGCCTGGGTGTGCGTGGTGGCGATGGACAGCGTGCCCTTCTTCTCATTGGAAAATTCTTGGGCTATCTGCTTGATACTCTCGACCTTGCGCAGAATTTCCCCAGCAGTGGTGATGATCCGCTCGCCGGCTGGCGTCACCCGAGTCAAATGCTTGCCACTACGGGCAAACACTTCAACGCCCAACTCATCTTCCAGCAGTCGGATTTGCTTACTGATCCCCGGCTGCGAGGTGTAAAGGCTTTGTGCCGTGGCGGAAACGTTGAGGTCGTGGTGCGCCACTTCCCAGATGTAGCGCAATTGCTGGAGCTTCATAAATATCCCTCAAAGCAAATAGACGGCGCTGCGAACGCCAGCGGCGTTATATAACCATATTAGTGGTTAGAAGAATAAAACTAGACGATTTTTTCAGCGTTGCACGCCATTCGTCTAACAGTCCGTCAAAGCTCCCCACGGCCGCGATGCTGCAACATGGGCACTAAATAAACCGGCACTTCAGATAATTGCACCAAGCGCGCGGCCGTCCGCCCCAGCGGGATATCCTGCGCCGCGCCATGGCTATGACTGCCCACAACCAGCAAATCCACCGAAAATCTCTGCACCTCATCGAGAATCACCAGCGGCGGATCACCTTGCACCACGCGCACCGCACGGATCAGCGCCATGTCCTGCTGTGCCTCGCCCAGCTCATCACGAAAGCCCTCGAACACTCGCTGCTCAATGCTCGCCATGACGGTGCTGAGGCCATTGCTGCGCATCTCCTTAAGGAGGTCTTCGTCGAGGTAGGTCTGTAACACTGACTCGGCGAACAAGCCCATCGGCTCTACCGCATGCACCACATAGAGCTCGGCATTAAAGGCTCGCGTTAATGCCAAGGCGTGCTGCAAGACGTAGGGGGCGTACAGGCCAAGATCGGTAGCGTAAAGAATCGAACGAATCATGCGGCCTCCTCAACTGCCAGCTTACGGGCCTTGCTTGAGCTTAGCAGCGCTAACCGCAAATCGAGGCAGCGGGAGCCTTCCGAGACGAATGGCTGAGCGTGGTTCTACCGCTGGACGTTTATAGCTACAGATATAACTACAGACGCCCGACCACAGACTTATAACTGCGGCTCGTTGCTGATGCCATGCGGCACATGCCCGGTGGCGACCACCTCGCGGGCTTTTTCGCAATGACCCGCTTGATCGTCGAAGAACACATCGGCGCCGAAAGTTTCGAGGATCGCCGCCTTTTCCAACCCGCCGAGAAAATAGGACTCATCGAGGCGGATATTCCAATCGCGCAAAGTGCGAATGACTCGTTCATGCGCCGGTGCCGAACGCGCCGTCACCAGCGCGGTACGGATCGGGCAAGCCTCTTGCGCAAACTCTTGTTGCAAGCGATGCAGCGCCGCCAGAAACGGCTTGAACGGCCCACCTCCCAGCAACTCCCGCGCCGACTCGCGCTCGTGGGTCTGGAAGGCGGCCAGGCCACCCTGCTGATACACCCGCTCGGATTCATCGGAAAACAGTACGGCATCACCGTCAAAAGCTATCCGCAACTCCGTGCTGGCCGCCCGCCGCGCACCACCGGAGAGAATCGTGGCCGCGCCGAAGCCGGCCTTCAGGGCGCTGCGCACGTCCTCTGCGTGAGTAGATAGAAACAAGTGGCAACCGAACGCAGCCAGGTAAGGATCAGGACTACGTCCGCCGACAAAGGCCGCGCGGGAAATGCCGAGACCGTGGTGCTGGATCGAGTTGAACGCACGCAGGCCGGTGTCCGCACTGTTGCGCGAGACTAAAATCACTTCCACACGCTGCTGGCCCAGCGAGCCGTTCAGAGCGAGCAGCTTCTCCACCAATGGAAAGGCATCGCCTGGCGCGAGGATCTCTTCTTCATGTTCAATCTGATACTGGCGATAAGCCTCAACGCCCTCGGTTTCGTAAACCCGATGACTTTCGCGCAGGTCAAACAACGCCCGCGAGGAAATCGCCAATACCAGCTTATCGCCCAGTCCCTTGCTCATGTCGACCTCAGCTCAGATTGCGCGCATCGAGAAAAGCTAATGCCTGATACAGCGTCTGGATTCGCGGCAATTCACAACCGACCTGCCCCGCAGCCGCCAGAGGCGCAGCGTAGATGGCCCGCAACTCTAACGGCCGGTGTTGAACGTGGTCGTGGTACATGCTTGGCAGGTAATCTGACATGCGGTCAGTCGCGGCGAGCAACTTGCCGGCAAAACCTTCTGGCAATTGATGGCCGCATGCCGCCGCGCCCTGCACCACTTCTTGCATGATCGCCTGGATCAGCGCGCGGCTATCGGCATTGGCCATCAACGCCGTGGTGCCCGCATTCAGCAAGACC comes from the Pseudomonas cavernicola genome and includes:
- a CDS encoding helix-turn-helix transcriptional regulator, which codes for MTIPLTHLQGFPLLRTKLFPADAGGRPQLTRAALIERLFAAREQRLVILSAPAGFGKSTVLSQYRQRLLSTGARVAWLSCDESDSEPQRLLQYLVAAINAVHPGFGSNTAGLLQGDVSWPQEALIDAFLADLKRLDGHIYLMLDDFHRIRHPALGPAARYLIEHLPPTVHLLTSTRYQPQLLIEQPSLERWAFWLKAEDLRLTPDETEAYFREVKQLSLSSAELTLLQARTEGWITALHLAALALARHPNRAAFLAGLSGTERNIADYLAEDVLASLPESLQLFLDQTSVLDEFNAELCNALTGRRDGLDMLMRLQTEQLFVIPLDEQGEWFRFHHLFAEFLQGRLARRSDPATLLHSAARWCESHDLPDRAIKYALRARDYSFAAELLERQGARLIASNRVYGILAILKSVPTEVIREHAVFQIFYAWQLAFEQKFADAEALIEEVSTRLLQGRGKGMHFGLLELLAAAQVLKALVLLYQDKLESCLKVARQWLGMAPDNQPVFRASLSCVQAAAYALLGEFGEAAKSIALARDNLRLVESEYLHVMTSLIEALICKENGELERGRALAEAARGRVERVFGRRSRVGGPLALAYADLLYEQDRHAAILAELPLATTWRDVATPIELISRGKLVMARARFFAGEPEQGLAQLDEWLAELHGAGYERVFALGMSCKVQFLLWLRRPNEAERVCLQMQRHLAVLPAGRYLDAETALALSEARLALCERRADKAQASLEACLAKQTADHQRDRRLRLSLLLSVAYWRKGNSEKAFALFQPTLEDAWNSGYRRLFQDDALWLLPLWDAWRVAEPKRSAAWQGVAELLREQCRRLAVDPESFNENQDVSHREREILRFVAAGLSNRDIAQAVHLSEATIKWHLHNLFAKLGVRSRTQAVLKGKSMGLLSEA
- a CDS encoding LuxR C-terminal-related transcriptional regulator, coding for MDVVIDPAAGSLLRSKLTPPPVPVDYLTRPQVQAALAAHPHARLLLFSAPAGFGKTTAMAAMAQARGLAGSVVAWFSLSPEDDDPSRFFLQLIEALSAAIPGLGEDALGYLQNTMRVPVAAVMESLLVDLAQHEQPLLLVLDDLHLIHDVELLSGLNRLVKFAPAGFALAVGSRSQPALNLATWRAKELLLEVGSQELRLTKSETRDYLDRGGLHLDDAALAALHGHTEGWMVGVHLASLWLRHQPQASQQMAEMGGDQAAVGDYLLRSVFEQLSVEMQEVLLALGVARQLSGDLANALTGRQDGQRLLERLEAMQLFLLPLDRERQWYRFHNLFADFLRARLKERDPERLNQLHFNASLWFTNHHMQNLAIEHACLAEDPQMLAALVDGCGLELINRGQLNLIHRWRQHVPNEIAERFPVLVLADVWTRAAELSLPEANGMLDELLARWGKDKSEGPLGDNMLAILAIKAVLALQKDDLETCVSLARKVEAQLGQHTAFLEVAMLIIGALAQVMLAQPEQARRLLALAQQRKHFLEGRYLDMQLANVEILLCLEQGQIKQAQLRFEQLRARLIPWFGEKSRALVLPTITEALIAYHQARLEGVEKRLSWALATVDVINPIDLYAQGMLSLARTQCMQDKPKEALASLVLMQNLAARNQSWRFYAQAAGDEIALILQEPAPDRVKRAEQRFQSVDWNKLAANYRHMAFNPVLWVQGLTRIRLQQARAHYSEALHEITQLRGQLQNGWHGLQRLHLDLLAALSYQRLGYQERAQTLLVQCLISAEREGVRSLFIEEGEAIRLLLQNLEAAERQPALQGFVRGLLAIWPGQGARKSLEVLEEGLTEREREVVLLAAKGMSNDEIGQQLALALGTVKWHLHNIYEKLKVRNRTQAIRRARELGLLQS
- the pabB gene encoding aminodeoxychorismate synthase component I produces the protein MPTCSLHPLPYRADPADYFAAVRQAPGAVLLDSGRPMAQRGRYDLISAWPLAELAPGADESANDFLQRLRAGLAKLGSATAPADCELPFIGGLIGYLAYDFGRRLEAIPIQAVNDLNLPDAHFGLYAWALISDHQLGTSQLVFHPALADAERERLRKLFSQPTAEPAQPFQLDPAFHADLSETAYHQAFERIQAYIQAGDCYQVNFAQRFQAPCQGDPWTAYCALRAACPTPFAGYQTLADGGAILSLSPERFLRVSQGQVETRPIKGTRPRGLTPEDDVAQANELLASRKDRAENLMIVDLLRNDLGRSCKTGSVRVPELFALESYPNVHHLVSSVTGELAAGKDALDLIAGSFPGGSITGAPKIRAMQIIDELEPTRRALYCGSLLYLDVRGEMDSSIAIRSLLVKDGQISCWGGGGIVADSNWQAEYQESITKVRVLLETLENLNSPVIPA
- the thrH gene encoding bifunctional phosphoserine phosphatase/homoserine phosphotransferase ThrH, producing the protein MEIACLDLEGVLVPEIWIAFAEKTGIDALKATTRDIPDYDVLMKQRLRILDEHGLKLADIQEVIATLKPLDGAVEFVNWLRERFQVVILSDTFYEFSQPLMRQLGFPTLLCHKLITDETDRVVSYQLRQKDPKRQSVLAFKSLYYRVIAAGDSYNDTTMLSEAHAGILFHAPENVIREFPQFPAVHTYEDLKREFLKASDRELSL
- a CDS encoding phosphoadenylyl-sulfate reductase; protein product: MSTPFDVAELAATYASKSPQEILKLAFEHFGDELWISFSGAEDVVLVDMAWKLNKNVKVFSLDTGRLHPETYRFIEQVREHYGIAIELISPDPRLLEPMVKEKGLFSFYKDGHGECCGIRKIEPLKRKLSTVKAWATGQRRDQSPGTRSQVAVLEVDSAFSTPDKPLYKFNPLANMTSEEIWGYIRMLELPYNSLHERGFISIGCEPCTRPVLPNQHEREGRWWWEEATQKECGLHAGNLIAKK
- the cysB gene encoding HTH-type transcriptional regulator CysB, which produces MKLQQLRYIWEVAHHDLNVSATAQSLYTSQPGISKQIRLLEDELGVEVFARSGKHLTRVTPAGERIITTAGEILRKVESIKQIAQEFSNEKKGTLSIATTHTQARYALPSVISGFIKQYPDVALHMHQGTPMQIAEMAADGTVDFAIATEGLELFNDLVMMPCYRWNRCVVVPQGHPLSKLPKLTLEALAEYPIVTYVFGFTGRSKLDEAFSHRGLTPKVVFTAADADVIKTYVRLGLGVGIVAKMAVDAKLDPDLVVLDASELFESSVTKIGFRRGTFLRGFMCDFIEKFAPHLTRDVMAKAVQCHNKSELEELFHGVELPTY
- a CDS encoding universal stress protein, yielding MIRSILYATDLGLYAPYVLQHALALTRAFNAELYVVHAVEPMGLFAESVLQTYLDEDLLKEMRSNGLSTVMASIEQRVFEGFRDELGEAQQDMALIRAVRVVQGDPPLVILDEVQRFSVDLLVVGSHSHGAAQDIPLGRTAARLVQLSEVPVYLVPMLQHRGRGEL
- a CDS encoding 5'-nucleotidase: MSKGLGDKLVLAISSRALFDLRESHRVYETEGVEAYRQYQIEHEEEILAPGDAFPLVEKLLALNGSLGQQRVEVILVSRNSADTGLRAFNSIQHHGLGISRAAFVGGRSPDPYLAAFGCHLFLSTHAEDVRSALKAGFGAATILSGGARRAASTELRIAFDGDAVLFSDESERVYQQGGLAAFQTHERESARELLGGGPFKPFLAALHRLQQEFAQEACPIRTALVTARSAPAHERVIRTLRDWNIRLDESYFLGGLEKAAILETFGADVFFDDQAGHCEKAREVVATGHVPHGISNEPQL